From one Nilaparvata lugens isolate BPH chromosome 2, ASM1435652v1, whole genome shotgun sequence genomic stretch:
- the LOC120349567 gene encoding uncharacterized protein LOC120349567, translating into MSKPPLFNPDEEDFSIYVERLGLYFEINETPEKLRKSHLYVNLSSSVYSELKTLLAPTELSKASYEQCVKALTTKFSRRVRLFLNVTCSINGNKKWVASD; encoded by the exons ATGTCGAAACCTCCGTTATTTAATCCTGACGAGGAAGACTTTTCCATCTACGTGGAGAGGCTTGgtctgtattttgaaattaatgaaactcCAGAAAAGTTGCGAAAAAGCCATTTATATGTCAATTTAAGTTCGTCTGTGTATTCtgaattgaaaactttattagCACCTACAGAGTTGAGTAAAGCATCTTATGAACAATGTGTCAAGGCTTTAACTACAAAATTTTCACGAAGAGTAAGGTTATTCCTGAACGTTACCTGTTCCATCAACGGAAACAAAAAGTGG GTTGCTTCAGATTAG